In the Blautia coccoides genome, CTGTGTGGAGCTTCCCATGAACGCGGAGACAGGAAAAAGAATGTCTGTCTACAACGGACTGGGCTGGGCGGCAGCGGCAAATGGGGAACACACAGAGGATGCATGGAAGCTGATAGAGTATTTAGGTTCAAAGGAAGCCCAGATCAAACAGGCAGAACTGGGAATTACAATGTCCGCTTATAAGGATACCTCAGACGCATGGGCCAATTCCGCTGATTTTAACCTAAAGGCTTATCTGAATATGATGGATGACATGGTGATCCGTCCCTATTCCAAGACCACTGTCACCTGGGAGAACAAAGCAAATGAGATTTTAAAGGAGGTTTACGCCAAAGACAAGTCTATGGCGGATGCCTGCAGAGAGATCGCAGAGTTTATGGACCAGTCTTTGGCGGAAGAATAAGTATGGAAAGAGGTAGGATGTATGGCTTTGCTTCAAGTTGATTTTTTCTCTGAAGTGCTGGGAATGTGCACACAGATGTCCGTGATCCTTCCCCAGAGGACCAGCCGTCAGATTGGTATGACAGGCACGGTGAGGGAAGGGAAATACCCGGCAGTGTTTCTGCTGCACGGTATGACAGATGACCATACCACATGGTGCCGGCGAACCTCCATTGAACGCTACGTCAGTGAACTGGGAATCGCAGTGATCATGCCGGAAGTTCAATTGGGGTGGTATACAGACACAAAGTACGGTATGCGTTACCAGACCTTCCTGTGCAGAGAGCTTCCGGGTATCTGCCGGGAATTCTTCCCCAATATCTCTGATAAGAAAGAGGATATTCTGGCGGCAGGGGTGTCAATGGGCGGATACGGCGCATGGAAAGCGGCCCTTGACGGCAGTGAAAATTTTGGCGCGGGGGCAGCTCTGTCGGGGGCTTTAGACCTTGCGGCCAGTCTGGAAAGGCACAGACAGGAGGAACCGGAGGAGCAGGCATTCTGGAACGGCATTTTCGGAAGCGGAGAGTCTGTCAGAGGTTCTGACAATGACCTGTGGGAGCTGGCTGCCGAGAGAAAAGCTACGGAAAAAGAAATGCCAAGACTCTATGCGTGGTGCGGCAGGCAGGACTTTCTTTATGAGGACAATCTACATACCTGGGAGCACATGAAAGAACTGGGAATTGAAGTGACCGTAAAGGAGTCTGAGGGAAGCCATACCTGGGACTGCTGGGATGAGCAGATCCAGGATGTGCTGAAATGGTGGATGGACAGATAGACAGGAGGAAAAATGGAACATGATCCGGGGATGAATCTGAGATTCAAAGCTTTTTTAGACAATGAAAGCCAGGACTCCGTGGAGCTGGCGCTGAATTACTGCGGGATTGAGGAGTGCCGGCCGGCTTATTTCCATAGTCCCCCGAAGCGTTCTATCTACCTCATTCATATTATTTTGAGAGGAAAGGGAATACTGGAGATTGATGACCAGACCTTTCATCTGGGAGAAAATGACGCATTTTTAATTCCGCCGTACAGGAAAGGCAGCTACCGGGCAGATCAGGAGGAGCCGTGGGTTTATATGTGGATCGGTTTTTCCGGCCTGAAAGCCTATGAATGTCTGGCTAAGGCAGGATTTGGGCAGCAGCGGTTAGTCAGGCAGGTGGCATGTACAGAGCGTCTCCACGGGATCATCCGAAAAATGCTGGAGATACCTCAGCTCACCCTGGTAAATGAGTTGAGGAGAAACAGCATGATGCAGTGGTTTCTCTCTGAACTGATCGAGGAATACCAGGTGCTGCATAAAAATCAGGACACATATTCTTATTCCGCGGCGGCCTACGTAAACTATGCAAAGGAATTTCTGGCGGAGAATTATAACAGAAAAGTCAAAGTCAATGATCTGGCAGAGCGGATAGGCATCAACAGAAGCTATCTGGCAAAGAGCTTTAAGAAAATGATAGGGTGCTCCCCTCAGCAGTTTCTTGTTAATCTGCGCATGGAGAAAGCGGTGACCATGCTGAAGAATACAGAGTTTCCCATCAATCAGATCGCGGCTGAGGTGGGGTATGAAAATCCCCTGACCTTCTCCAAGATATTTAAACAGAGATATGGTATCAGTCCGAAAAATTACAGAGGATCCGCGTCTTCTTTTCCCACCGTGCAGAACGACTGTGTGGAATAGAAGACAACAGGGACTGCGCATAAACAAAAAGTTTGTGCGCAGTCCTGTTTGAATTATTGCAGGAATACAGCATAGATGCAAAAACTTCAGTTTCATACCTTGATTTGCCCTATATATTGTGGTAATATAAAAATCGTTGACTAAATCTGGATAAGGAGCGATCATATGACAATAGAAGAGTGGCTGGGTGAGGAGAACCAGCTTGGTATGGATATCTGGGCAAAGAAATACTGCTGTGAAGACGAGGATTTCGAGGCTTGGCTTACAAGGATCAGTGGGGGAAATGAAGAGATCAAAGAGTATATCAGACAGAGAAAATTTTTGTTTGGCGGAAGGATTCTCTCAAACAGAGGACTTCAGAAGCAGAACAGAAAGGTGACATATTCCAATTGTTACGTCATTGAACCACCAGAGGATGAGATTGAGAGTATTTTTGACTGTGCTAGAAAATTGGCGCGTACCTACAGCTATGGCGGAGGATGCGGCATTGATATATCAAAATTGAGTCCCAGAGGGGCAAAAATAAACAATGCGGCCAAAGAGACCAGCGGCTCCGTGTCTTTTATGGAGCTGTATTCTCTTGTTACTTCTCTGATCGGGCAGAACGGAAGGCGGGGCGCGCTGATGATCTCTATTGACTGTTCCCATCCGGATGTGCAGGAATTTATTGATCTTAAGACAGACCTGGACAAGGTGACAAAGGCCAATATTTCCATCCGTATCCATGAGGATTTTATGGAAGCGGTAAAGGAAAATAAGGACTATCTTCTGCACTACACTCGTGAAGTTACAGGGGAAGTTATCGAAAAGACAGTGAATGCCAGAGAACTGTTCCGAAGGATCGCGGAGACAAACTGGGATTACGCGGAGCCGGGAGCTTTGTTCTGGGACCGCATTACAGGCTGGAACCTGTTGAGCAATACAGAGGACTTTGCCTATGCAGGCGTAAATCCATGCGCAGAGGAGCCGCTGCCGGCAGGGGGAAGCTGTCTGCTGGGAAGTGTGAATCTGGCGGAGTTCGTACAGAATCCGTTTACAGATACCGCGTTTTTTGATTTTGACAGCTTTAAGAAGTGCGTGCAGGCGTCTGTAAACGCACTGAATGAGGTCCTGGAAGAGGGGCTGCCCCTGCATCCGCTGGAGGAGCAGAGAAAAAGTGTGGAAAAATGGCGTCAGATCGGGCTTGGTATCATGGGACTGGCGGATGCCCTGATCAAGCTGGGCATCACCTACGGAGAGGCTGAGGCTGTGGAAATGTGCGATAAGATAGGATTTGCCATGGCGGATGCAGCCATTGCCGCCTCCGCAAAACTTGCCAGGGAGAAAGGTGCCTTTCCTGCCTGCTGTGTGGAAGAGATCATGGAGACCCCATATTTTACAGCAAATACTACGGAAAAGACAAGGGGACTTGTCAGCAAATACGGTATGCGCAATTCACAGCTTCTGACGATCGCGCCAACGGGAACCCTGTCTACCATGCTGGGGATTTCCGGGGGAATTGAACCGGTGTATGCCAATTACTATGAGCGGAAGACGGAATCCCTGCACGGAACCGATGTATATTACAAGGTGTATACAAAGATCGTGGAAAATTATATGAAGCAGTTTGAGATAAAGGATGACAAATCCCTGCCGGAATACTTTGTCACAGCCATGACACTGGATTACCGCCAGAGGATTGATATGCAGTCTGTATGGCAGAAGCATATCGACGCATCTATCAGCTCCACAGTGAATGTGCCGAACAGTTTTACCGTGGAGGAGACAGAGAGTCTGTATCTGTACGCTTATGAGAGCGGATTAAAGGGGATCACTATCTTCCGTGACGGCTGTAAGAGGACCGGGATACTGAATACCAAGGAGACAAAAAAGGTGGCGGCAGGAGAAGGGCTGAAGCGCGGGGACATCATTCTTGTCACAGACGACGTGGTGGGCAAGAAGCGCAAGCTCATCACCGGATGCGGAAGCCTTCACTGTATCGCGCTCTTTGATCCTCATACCGGTGCGCTGCTAGAAACCTATCTGAGCAAGGGTTCTACAGGAGGCTGTAACAATTTCATGGTGGGGCTGTCCCGTATGATCTCCATCAGTGCCAGAGGCGGGATTGATATTGAGACCATTGTGGATCAGCTCAATTCCAGCGGTTCCTGTCCTTCCTACACAGCGCGCCGCGTGACCAGAAAGGATACCAGCAAAGGGGCATGCTGCCCGATGGCAGTGGGAAATGCCCTGATGGATATGTATAACGAAATGCAGGCAGAACTTACTCGGAAGGAAAAAGACCTGGGCGGGCGGTCTCAGAAGAAGGCCCCGAAAGCCAAGGCTGTGACCGGACCGGAGACGGACAAGATATACTGTCCCGAATGCGGGGAGGCCCTCGTCTTTGAGGAGGGATGCAATATCTGTAAGAGCTGCGGATGGAGCAAATGCCATTGATTTTTTTTAGAACCGCTGCACAGTTTTCAGACGGACTGTGCAGCGGTCTTTTTGATTTAATGAACCTGATTTTCTTTACCAATGTTGAAGTGGGGGCCAATCTATTCTATAATAGTCGATAAATATTGACCATTGGAGGAAGAGCATGGAAGGAATCACGCTGGAGGAACGCAGGAAACTTTTTGCGGAAAAATTTGTGCTTTGTCAGCCTGCGCTCTCTGCGGTTGGAGATGAGACCAGGCAGCATATCATCCGAACCCTGATTGAGCACTGCGGGGAGGGCGGACTGCGTGTGGGGCAGATTCAGAGGAACACCAATATATCCCGCACTGCGGTATCCCATCATTTGAAGATATTGATGGAAGCCGGGATCATTACGGTCAGCAGGCGGGGAACCATGAATTTCTATTATCTTGATCCGGCCAGCAGCAGCCTGAAACTGGTGGCAGAGCTGTGGAGAGACGCGGAGGAAATGATGGATGTATGTCTGGCGAAGGTGAAGGAAAGGACAGAAAATGAAATTATATGATATTTATTTCAGCCCCACAGGGGGAACGAAAACGGTGACAGATATACTGTGCAGAGCCTGGGAGGAAGAAAAGCAGGAGATCGATCTGTCTGTTTTTCAGGGTGATTATACCAGGTATGTTTTTGATAAGGAGGATATCTGCGTTGTGGGAGTTCCGTCTTTCGGGGGAAGGGTGCCTAAGGCGGCCCTGGATGCGGTCAGACAGATGAAAGGTGGGGGAGCGCAGGCTGTCCCTGTGGCAGTATACGGAAACAGGGAGTATGATGACACACTGCTGGAGCTTGAGGAAGCTCTCACAGATGCAGGATTTCACTGTACGGCAGCAGCAGCGGCCGTGGCTGAACATTCTGTTATGAGGCAGTTCGGAGCCGGAAGACCGGATGAAAAGGACAGGGTAGAGCTGGGGGAGTTTTCCAAAAGAATAAAAGAGAAGCTGGAGAGGCATAACAGAGGAGAGAAAGTAAAGGTACCGGGAAATAAACCCTATAGAAATTACAGCGGCATTCCTCTGAAGCCGAAAGCCGGAAAACGCTGTACCAAATGCGGGGTCTGTGCGGCAAAATGCCCGGTGGGGGCCATACCGGCGCAGAACCCGTCGGAGGTGGACAAGGAAAAATGTATCTCCTGTATGCGCTGCATTACTGTTTGTCCCCAGAAGGCAAGAAATGTAAACCAGATCATGCTGAGGGCGGCCTCGATAAAAATGAAAAAGACCTGCAGCGGCAGAAAAGAAAACAAAGTTTTTCTTTGAGTAGAAATGAGAATACATGGTAATGATTCAGAAGTCAGGCAGAATTTAAAAAGACAGGGAGTAAATAGATGATCAAAGCAGTATTTTTAGATTATACAGGTACTATTATTGAAGAGGGCGGACCGGACGGCATGGAGATGCTGAAGCGATGCTGGAAAAACAGTGATATAGAGAGTATGGAGGCAATGCTGGCCTACTGGTGGAAACTGATCAAAGCTTATGAAGCTGTCAGTTATAAAGAAAGTTATATCACAGAAGATGAGATCGTGGACAGGGCACTGGCGGAGTGCGCAGAGAAGATCCATTTGAAAGAAAATTTCGCGGAGCTTCACAGGCTCTGTCAGCGTTTCTGGATGTATGCCCCAGCATTTCCCGACACAAAGGAATTCTTTGACAAATGCAGCGTTCCCATCTTTGTTATCAGCAACAATGGGCTTTCCTATGTGGAGGAAGGCATGCGGGACAAGGATCTGCACCCGGCGGGTATTATCTGCGGAGATATGGTGAGGGCTTACAAACCTCATGAGGAAATCTTTTTAAAAGCGCTGGAGGTCAGCGGTCTGAATGCGGAGGAAGTCATCCACATCGGGGACTCTGTCACCTCTGATGTTGCGGGAGCTGTCAGGGCGGGAATCACCCCTGTGCTGCTGGACAGACAGGGGGATAAATCCTGTGAGGGGGTTACTGTGATCCATTCCCTTACGGAGGCTCTTCCGCTAATAAAATGCGCAAAAGGGCGAGTATCCGCGGGAGATCAGGTGAGCTTCAGTGCCAGATAAAGCACTGCTGCGTCCCGGAATTTTCTGGGGTTCAGTCCGCATTTTTTGTAAATGCGGTCCAGTTTGTACTGGAGTGTATTCTTGTGAAGAAACAGCCTGCTGCTGGTGTGCCCCAGAGACATGTCCTCCTCAAAGTAGGCAGAAAGAAGAGATATGTCCTCCCCATCCAGCGAATCCAGGGTTTTGTGGAGATATTCTGTCCGACATCCTTCATCTACGGAGGCGAGTATCAGCTCCAGGGTAAGGTCGTCAAAGACAGCATAATGCCGGGCAGCGGAGGAGGCGATGCTTTTCAGCGCGGCGGCTCCCGTACTGCAGGAATCCGATAGCTGAAAGACAGGACAGCTTTTTCCCACGGCCATTTTCAGCTTTCCGTTCTGGGAGACAGAAAATTGTTCCAATAGGGGGGAGATGGCAGGAAACCTGCTGTTGTCCAGTACAGCCAGATATTCACTGGGATAGTTGAAGGTGAAGAGTGTAATACCTGTGCGGGAAAACATCTGTTGGATCTTTTGTTCTGCTTCCGAGGTATTCATGGGTGACCTGTCGGAGCGGATATGGATCAAAAGAAGCCGGTATCTGCCATGCCTGCTGATCCTGAAATGTTCCAGCAGATCCAGAAGGTAAGCCTTGGAAAGGTTCTCTTGATTGATGAGGGAATGGATCACATAGTGCATTTTCTCCGCCTGGGTGCGGCTGAAGGTGTTAAGCTCCCGTTCCCGGATCAGAAGACCGGTGATGCGTTCAGCCAGATAGGCGTATTTGCGCACCTGGTCCGGCGGGCCGCTGATGCCTATGACAGCCACAAAGGAACCGTTGTGAAAGACCGGCAGGTTGACCCCCTTCTGGGTTCCGGCAAACAGGCTGTCAGTATCCACTTCCATCATCTCTCCTTTTTCTGCGGCCTGCTTTCCGATTTCATGAAAACTTCCGATTCTTTTTTCATCTGTGCTGGCATAGATGATGCCTGTATGATCAATGAAATTTACATTTTGTCCACACACATCTTTTACCGTGTCTACAATCTGCTGTGCCAATTTTTTATCAATAGGATTCTCCATAACTGATTCCCCCTGTATGGTTAAGCGTTGAGTGATATCTTGTG is a window encoding:
- a CDS encoding CdaR family transcriptional regulator, with product MENPIDKKLAQQIVDTVKDVCGQNVNFIDHTGIIYASTDEKRIGSFHEIGKQAAEKGEMMEVDTDSLFAGTQKGVNLPVFHNGSFVAVIGISGPPDQVRKYAYLAERITGLLIRERELNTFSRTQAEKMHYVIHSLINQENLSKAYLLDLLEHFRISRHGRYRLLLIHIRSDRSPMNTSEAEQKIQQMFSRTGITLFTFNYPSEYLAVLDNSRFPAISPLLEQFSVSQNGKLKMAVGKSCPVFQLSDSCSTGAAALKSIASSAARHYAVFDDLTLELILASVDEGCRTEYLHKTLDSLDGEDISLLSAYFEEDMSLGHTSSRLFLHKNTLQYKLDRIYKKCGLNPRKFRDAAVLYLALKLT
- a CDS encoding HAD family hydrolase, which codes for MIKAVFLDYTGTIIEEGGPDGMEMLKRCWKNSDIESMEAMLAYWWKLIKAYEAVSYKESYITEDEIVDRALAECAEKIHLKENFAELHRLCQRFWMYAPAFPDTKEFFDKCSVPIFVISNNGLSYVEEGMRDKDLHPAGIICGDMVRAYKPHEEIFLKALEVSGLNAEEVIHIGDSVTSDVAGAVRAGITPVLLDRQGDKSCEGVTVIHSLTEALPLIKCAKGRVSAGDQVSFSAR
- a CDS encoding alpha/beta hydrolase, which produces MALLQVDFFSEVLGMCTQMSVILPQRTSRQIGMTGTVREGKYPAVFLLHGMTDDHTTWCRRTSIERYVSELGIAVIMPEVQLGWYTDTKYGMRYQTFLCRELPGICREFFPNISDKKEDILAAGVSMGGYGAWKAALDGSENFGAGAALSGALDLAASLERHRQEEPEEQAFWNGIFGSGESVRGSDNDLWELAAERKATEKEMPRLYAWCGRQDFLYEDNLHTWEHMKELGIEVTVKESEGSHTWDCWDEQIQDVLKWWMDR
- a CDS encoding ArsR/SmtB family transcription factor, whose amino-acid sequence is MEGITLEERRKLFAEKFVLCQPALSAVGDETRQHIIRTLIEHCGEGGLRVGQIQRNTNISRTAVSHHLKILMEAGIITVSRRGTMNFYYLDPASSSLKLVAELWRDAEEMMDVCLAKVKERTENEII
- a CDS encoding adenosylcobalamin-dependent ribonucleoside-diphosphate reductase — translated: MTIEEWLGEENQLGMDIWAKKYCCEDEDFEAWLTRISGGNEEIKEYIRQRKFLFGGRILSNRGLQKQNRKVTYSNCYVIEPPEDEIESIFDCARKLARTYSYGGGCGIDISKLSPRGAKINNAAKETSGSVSFMELYSLVTSLIGQNGRRGALMISIDCSHPDVQEFIDLKTDLDKVTKANISIRIHEDFMEAVKENKDYLLHYTREVTGEVIEKTVNARELFRRIAETNWDYAEPGALFWDRITGWNLLSNTEDFAYAGVNPCAEEPLPAGGSCLLGSVNLAEFVQNPFTDTAFFDFDSFKKCVQASVNALNEVLEEGLPLHPLEEQRKSVEKWRQIGLGIMGLADALIKLGITYGEAEAVEMCDKIGFAMADAAIAASAKLAREKGAFPACCVEEIMETPYFTANTTEKTRGLVSKYGMRNSQLLTIAPTGTLSTMLGISGGIEPVYANYYERKTESLHGTDVYYKVYTKIVENYMKQFEIKDDKSLPEYFVTAMTLDYRQRIDMQSVWQKHIDASISSTVNVPNSFTVEETESLYLYAYESGLKGITIFRDGCKRTGILNTKETKKVAAGEGLKRGDIILVTDDVVGKKRKLITGCGSLHCIALFDPHTGALLETYLSKGSTGGCNNFMVGLSRMISISARGGIDIETIVDQLNSSGSCPSYTARRVTRKDTSKGACCPMAVGNALMDMYNEMQAELTRKEKDLGGRSQKKAPKAKAVTGPETDKIYCPECGEALVFEEGCNICKSCGWSKCH
- a CDS encoding EFR1 family ferrodoxin (N-terminal region resembles flavodoxins. C-terminal ferrodoxin region binds two 4Fe-4S clusters.) encodes the protein MKLYDIYFSPTGGTKTVTDILCRAWEEEKQEIDLSVFQGDYTRYVFDKEDICVVGVPSFGGRVPKAALDAVRQMKGGGAQAVPVAVYGNREYDDTLLELEEALTDAGFHCTAAAAAVAEHSVMRQFGAGRPDEKDRVELGEFSKRIKEKLERHNRGEKVKVPGNKPYRNYSGIPLKPKAGKRCTKCGVCAAKCPVGAIPAQNPSEVDKEKCISCMRCITVCPQKARNVNQIMLRAASIKMKKTCSGRKENKVFL
- a CDS encoding AraC family transcriptional regulator — encoded protein: MEHDPGMNLRFKAFLDNESQDSVELALNYCGIEECRPAYFHSPPKRSIYLIHIILRGKGILEIDDQTFHLGENDAFLIPPYRKGSYRADQEEPWVYMWIGFSGLKAYECLAKAGFGQQRLVRQVACTERLHGIIRKMLEIPQLTLVNELRRNSMMQWFLSELIEEYQVLHKNQDTYSYSAAAYVNYAKEFLAENYNRKVKVNDLAERIGINRSYLAKSFKKMIGCSPQQFLVNLRMEKAVTMLKNTEFPINQIAAEVGYENPLTFSKIFKQRYGISPKNYRGSASSFPTVQNDCVE